atatatatatatatatatatatatatatgtttacacTAGAAAGCACTTGTTCTTATTATTTTGTTCGACCTGTAATCACTTGTAATCTTGTTTAACttgatgttgtgatattcatgttgtaaaggtatgtgtGGGTAATAGCTCTCCTGGGAGTTACTAGAGCACACATACCGAGATTGCCAGAGTTAGATTGGCTTTAATCATTCGTGGCTCGATCGTTGTGATGAGATATGGGTTAGCACGTGGCGTGTTGAGAGATGGACACGgcctagctctcatcttattaaaatAATTATCCTAATGATTAACTCGAATTTAATTTAGACGGGTCCTCATAGTGGGGTGACGAACTTCTCGAATAAAATCTATCTTAAGgagtttgtcgacctcctcctggatagcTTGTTTTCTACCCTTTGCAAATCTTCGCTACTTATGCACCATAGGTTTGGGGTCGGACTTAACATCTAGTCGATGTTGAATCACCTCCCTATGAACTCCAGGCATGTCAAACGATTGCTAtgcgaacacgtcttggtttgtctggaggaaagtgatgaacTATAATTCCTATTTGAGGTCGAGGTTAGCTCCAACCTTAACCGTATTGGCTGGTTCATACAGGTCGAGGGGCATTACCTTGACACCACCGTCAGTCTTTTTGTTGTTAGCGCCATCGTTGGTCTCACCCTTGGCGGCATCGTCGGACTTGGAGTTGTCAACAAGACTTACAAGCTTGTAGTCCTTGATCCCAACAGTGTTTTGATGCTTTTGATGTTTGGAAACTGCGCCTTTAAAGTAGTTGCCGCTCGACTGAGGTGTTCGACCATACCTAGGCTCTTCTTATCGTATTTGACCGTTGCACGTTGATCTCCCCTGATAGTTATGATCTTTTGGGACTTGGAATCTTGTGAGtctggtatgcatagtgggAAATTAAGGATGATCCATGTAGCCAAGAAAAAACGTAAGAGCTCACCTGACCAAGAGTTACACGCGATAAGGTACCTAATATCATGCATCTTCGCAATAATCCACACGTATAGTATGACATGGTGGTAGTTGACATAGAACAGTCATCCAAGACCGCACGACTATATACATTACTCGTCCCCTTCAAGAAGGTATATTAATCGAACATTAGGCACCTTTGTGAATCCAAGAGGGGAAGGGCTGGCCGTGGCTTGGAACAATTTTCCTCTAGTAGCCGCATGTTTTCGGAAAAAATCTATCATTTTAAAGAAGGTTGTTGAGGCATCGACCCTGGAACCCATAGATGGAGAAAACAAGTATTCTGGTGAGTGCAACTAAACATCGTCCCGTAGAACAAATTTGCATGGTAGATCCCTTGGTTTTCTAATTTTCTGATTTGTTTTTCCAATTGGGTCTTAGCAGTTTTTCCTGATTTTGGTGTGTAGGTCCCCTTGTTTGAAAAGTTTGTATGTAATCGAGTCCTTAAATTTTcagtttttgcatatgtttacGCCAAAAACTGGCCATATAGGACTATTTTTCCAAGAATTTCTTAGCTCCATTGTAGTGTAATCAAGTTTCTTAATATAGATAGAACCTGACATAAACTTACCTATTTTGATCCAAAATTACATGCAGATTGTAAGTTCACAAGTAAAATTTAGAGTGCAgaggttgcaacttgcaagtcaGGCTAAATCGGTATTACTCTCATGTAGTCATGTGAGCCGAGCACGATAGTGCAAACCACGCCATGCGCATCAGATGGGAAATTTTAAGGAATGGGATATACACAACCAGAGGGATGGCCTGCACTATCAGCTGACGCAGCGAGGAAGAAATGCAACTGATTCACGTAAAACAAGTTGATCACACAACCTTGCTGCAATATCGAACACACcgtacactactatagaacaccacatatgtaacCAAGTTGAATGGGATATATTTGTCTCAAATTTTTTAaagagctagatcatagtattttctacactattatttttttttcagaatttttcatgactgtTACAATagggttttgaattttgagagcaacaTAAtatagcttttttatttttaaacatgtcgcTCGTTGAAAGGACGACGAGATATTACCCTAGATATGggggttttttttaaaactagacgtctatttttactatttttgattgaaaaatataatataaaaatttCATTTCACACTCGGGTTCGGTCGGGTTCGTTGTCGTGTGACGGCCTTGCCATGTGTTTTCCATTTTAGACCAATTTTTGGGTGAGCAAAGACCCGGAGGGGGTGCTGATATTGGGCTGAACTAGGGCAAAGAGGCCGGGCCGGGATAGGTCAGGCCCACATGGCCCATGACATTGTAAGCCATGGTGGGTCCATTTGGAAAGTGTTGACCAACCAGTCGTCCTTTTTATGCTGCATAATCACCGCAAAGATCACAGGCTGAAATCCTTCAACCAATCACATCCACGCCGTCGATCGAGGACTCCTGCCACGGTGCCACCCAAATGCATGTCATTAACTATGAAAATATAACCCTATAAACTCTAAAGTCAGGTTACCTACAAAGATGAAGCAGAGTGACAAACATATGCAGTTGGACACTGCAAGGGTCGATTTGTTCATCCAACTTTGATGGGCAGCTCTGATAGCCTTCGAGTGGATCATCATTGCATGTCCTTTGTACAGGGTTATTCTACAATCTTGCATGGAGTATATCCCCTACGATATTTGAGGCTTATAAGAGATGCATTTGGCTTTCTAATAAAGTTGGGTTTCGAAATTGGCCGGCTGTTTTACTCTGTTGGTACAAATAGGATAGAGGAGCTATTGCTAGCTAGCGTTTAAGGCAAATAACGAAGCTGTTTGGAGTTATTGCACTTGTAGTTAGTATAGAGGTAAATTAGACCTTCGAGTggttatagattttttttcacaaaggaGACTGTCGGTGGATAAACACCGCAAGCggagatcctgagggaccccctttgagattcggccggggggttgattctggatctatctcgtacgtggatttaatgcgaatgtgtgagatctaggcgggacggatgatcgtcggctagtaggagtaaatgcacaagggattttagacaggttcaggccgcatggagcgtaataccctactcctgtgtgtctgatgtgctattaatgctcttggaatgcctttcttagGATCTTTGTGTTACAAGgctttttgtctaagtcttgagcttcggtcttgcttcttgcttcgaGTCGCCCTGTCAAAGCTTGGCTTGACCTCTCAAACTTGTTCACCTCTATTTAGCCTTGACCTGttcttctacgaagtgctcccccccttttatcctaccggggggaggctcggcgtgcccgaaacgggggcacaagttcccgtaaaccataaatggaaagcaaccattatggggctacagtttgatgttacaggggttgaaaatgcgcccttcggcCGGTCCTATCGCCCATTAcacccaactttagcaggtgcagggggcccACAGGGCAGCCACCGAACATCCCCGCATGTCCGTttggtcagagcagatctgacacagtagggtggcaggcgatacgtctcaagcccagcgacgatatcttcaagccattTCCTTTATGGGCACCGCAcagtgacgtgcgatgggacccgttgcattaaatgtccccatgccttcctgccaggtggtggcagggactgacgtactcagtacaacaggcgtgggggcgagtggttggaagtgactggccacgctccctcttaaatgcagcatcgggcctctcaccgattgacacctcaccattgagcccttgtggggtccaccggcaaggggcttctcaggtcctcggggaactctgggtactcagggaccaattgttcttggccccgagcaccctctcccggatttGTCTCttctcagatcctcggggaactccgggtactcgggggccaactgttcatggccccgagcacccctcccggaactggctcttctcgggtcctcggggaactccgggtactcgggggccaactgttcatggccccgagcacccctcccggaactggcttttctcgggtcctcggggaactccgggtgctcgggggccaactgttcatggccccgagcacccctcccggaactgtctcTTCTCGAGTCCTTgtggaactctgggtactcggggaccaactgttcatggccccgagcacccctctcggaactggctcttctcgggtcctcggggaactctgggtactcagggactaACTGTTCATGGTTtcaagcacccctcccggaactggctcttctcgacCCTCAGGgggatggtccccgagggatggcgccatgtggcattgTGCTATCCTGAcatcgggactcgggaacccctagTTCCCATATCACTGACaacactgatgaggtgttttggTGTAGTGGTAGGTCCTGAACCCTTCAAATTAGAGCTGGGGTTTGAAGACCGAGTTAAGGAAATATTGAAGGGACAGAGCTCCGTACAGAAGTGGACGGACAAAATGAGCTCACTAAGATGACACCTCATAGGCTGGGCCGCTCATACTAGTGGGATGTacaaacaagaagaaaaaaattcctAGCTATAGTGGACTAGCTCGACAAGTTATCGGAGCTTCGATGCCTAACGAAAAGTTAAATTAAtctcaaaataaaaacaaatgaaaaatTGGTAAAACTACTCAAAAAGAGAAGACTAAATAGTACCAGTGTGTCAAAGTCAATATGATCCTCCAAGAAGATAACAATACACACTTTTTTCAAATGATTGTAAATGACAAACATAGAAAACAACACATCTTCAACCTAAAACAAGAAGGAATAATTGAGGGCCAATCTAGGTTAAAAACATATATAACTAATTATTACAAAGAGCACTTTGATCCACCAGAAAAAAGTCATGTCTCAATGATGGAATCACAAGCATATGATATTACTAAAGTGACAGATGATGAAAATGAAATTTTAACAGCACCCTTCACTGAAAAGGAAGTAAGGGACACAATTTTCcaaatgaaaagaaataaagCATCGGGTCCCGATGGCTTTCCAGCTGAGTTTTATCAGACATTTTGGGACATCATCAAGGATAATCTGATACAAATGTTCCATGAATACACTCCAATAacttacatatatatagctTAAATTATGAAGAAATAACACTTCTTGCAAAAATCAAATAGGATTATCGTATTCAACAATTTAGACTGACCTGTCTACTAAATGTCAGCTTCAAAATTTTCACTAAGGTGATCACAAACCGAATAAACGGCATGACGGATCATATCATCCAACCCACGCAAATGGCATTTATGTGTGGAAAAAATATCTTAAAAGGGGTGATCATCTTACATGAGATAATACATGAACTTCATAGGAAACATCAAGACGAAGTAATTcttaaaattgattttgagaaggccTATGACAAGGTAAAATGTATGTTCCTGCTACAATCCCTTCGAATGAAAGGATTCTTGCCAAAATGGTGCAGATGGATCCAAAATTTCGTTTCTAAGGAAGTGTAGCAGTAAAAGTCAATGACGAAACTGGAAAATTCTTCCAAACAAAAAAGTCCTTGCAGCACACTCTCACCAATTCTTTTCAATATTGTCGTGGATATGTTAGCAGTTCTTATAGCGAGGGCTAAGAATGCTGACCAAGTCGTTGGAGTTGTACAACATCTTGTAGAAAATGGGACGTCAATCCTCCAATCTGCAGATGTCACCATCTTATTCATGGGAGATGACctagaaaaagccaaaaacatGAAACTATTGCTTTGTGCTTTTGAGTAGTTGTCCGGCCTGAAAATTAAATTCCACAAAAGTAAATTGTTCTGTTTTTGGTGCGGCTCAAGATTAGGTTGCCCAATATACCGAAATATTCAGATGTGCACAGGGTGAACTATCTCTACGCTATGTAAGAATTCCAATTCACTACAGAAAACTAAAAAATGTGGACTAGAAAGGAGTTGAGGAAcgaatggaaaaaaaaagagtagttAGAAGGCAAAATACTTAACTATGGGTGGCAGACTTGTCCTTCTCAACCCAGTTCTTAGTAGTCTACCCGCTTATATGATATCATTCTTCCCAATCCCATGAGGGGTGCTAAAAAGAATGGACTACTTATGCTCTAGATTCTACTGGCAAAGTGATAGTCATAAGAAGAAGTACCGCTTGGTAAAATGGAGAGTAATTTGTAAACCCAAAGACATGGGTGGCCTAGGGATACAAGGCCTGGGTGTCCAAAATGTCTCATTCCTATGTAAGTGGCTTTACAGATTACTGACTGAGGAAGGGATCTGACAAGAACTGATAAGAAACAAATACATGGGATCAAAATCACTTTCACAAGTCGAAGGAAAACCAGGTGACTCGCACTTCTGGACTGGTTTAATGAAAGTGAATAACATTCTACACCAAAACAGAACCTTTAAAATAAAAGATGTCACTAAATAAGGTTTTGGGAGAATATCTGGTTAGACAGCTTGCTATTAAGAGACCAATACCCTAACTTATATAACATTGGGTGGAACAAACAAGACATTGTGGCTAGTTTATGGAGTCATTCCCTCCCATTTTATCCTTTAGGAGGGACATTATTGGCACCAAATTAGTGGAATGGAATGATTTGATGGCACATATCAGTAACATCACTTTGAGTGAGGGACGAGACGAATTTATATGGAATTTAAACCGATCAGGAAAGTTTTTGGTAAATTCTCTGTATAGGGCACTTGTGCAAGGTGACAATAATATATGGAACAATATTATATGGAAATTAAAATTAcctctaaaaattaaaatattccTTTGGTATTTACACAAAGGTGTACTACTAACAAAGGATAACCTAAGTAAAAGATAATGGTCAGGTGATTAgaagtgttgcttttgttaTAAATCAGAGACAATTAAGCGcctctttttttattatcatttCACTCGCTATGCATGGTTTATAGTCCAACGGGCCACAAACTTTACCAACCGCAAAGTGTTCTGAATATGTTTGAGAATTGACTTCATGGTCTAAGTAAAAAAATTAAGGGTCATAATACTGACGACAATGGCCACTTTTTGTTGGTCCATATGGCTATGCAGGAATGATATCATCTTTAATAAGAAATAAACTTTTTCTCCTCTTCAGATTAATTTTGCATGTACACACTAGCTCTATGCATGGTCGGTGCTACATCGGTAGGAGCATTATGGATTGGTTACTACATCATGTTCACACCTAGAGAGAGTGGCCAGGGAGCTTTTCACCCGGTTTGGATGGCAATGTAGATTGCGAATCGAAGCATAGGTGTAATAAAATCAGATGAGGAGTACTGCTTGTATCTCGTGTTTGGCTTTTCTCAATTTTGTTGTAACAGTTCTGTTTTGTTTGTTTGGACTGTGTGCATCAAATGCAGAAGCCCGGGGCATACTATTGTGCGTCTGTAATACCTTGATGAAacgatgagagttaataaaatttctctttttcaaaaaatatatcgGGCACACCGACATTCCatgatttcataaaaaaatccGATCATACATTCCAGCAAAGTAGATTTAGATCTAGATATAACATTTACACATGATTCATACGTCCACAATGCATGAAGATTAACACTAAAAGAGATGAGTCTTACTCAGAAAAGGTTATCTTCTTATCCAAACACACATCAGCTTCGTCCACCTGGCATAAGTCGTGCCGCCTCAGATAAAAGTCGGCATAGAGTGTAAGAAATATCTAAGCTAAATCTTGGGAGATAGGTAACTCGAGAAACAAAGTACCTAACCAATCCAAAGATGACCACAAGAAACAACACTTCTGACTGTCCCTATGTGCATTTGgataagcaacaaaacaacttttaaaGGTGCTAAACAATAAACCGAAAAGTTCAAAAAGGTGATTGTGTAGGTAGGTTGATGTATACTTTGCTTTCGAAACAAAGTTTTCTTCAGCTATAAATACCTTGGCATGACTCATCCCCAtttcatcatcacaagatttcCAGCCCTTGTAAAGCTTGTCCAGTTAGTTCAAGGCATGTTGTGCTTTTAAATGCACCCTTTTTCTCTAGCATTTTCATGAAGGAGCTGACTGGTTACATATATGCACCCTTTTTTTCTGTAGCATCTTCATGAAAGAACTGACTTGTTACATATCCCTTTCTCTTTGTCAGTTGAATCATGTCGATGGCTTTAGCTTTGAAGAACAATTGGGTTGTTAGTGCTTCGTCTCATCGTGGATACACAAGCAACAAATTTGATGGCTGCATCAAGCTATTGGCTTGGAACCTCAATGTGATCAAGGGGAAGCAATTCTTGCCCAAAGAAAAGGTTGCTTCAACTGGTTGGCAGGTCACCAGAGCCATACCGAAAGATTCCAACAATGTAATCCCCTTAGCACACATCATTAATTATTATCTTGCGCCATTCTTTTACacaaaaatgaaagaaaaatgctGATTTAAATTCTTGGGGATATTGAATTACAAAAGGCACACATTTCCCTATAGATCATCCTGCTACAATAAGGGCAAAAGAGAAAATGCTTTCCATGTTATTTTGAAGAGTTTTATTTGCTTGATCAGAAATATTATGTAATACTGAAAAGTTCAAATTCTAGAAAACTAAGGTTAATATGCCTTCTCTGTCCAAGCATACTGCAAAATTTgcataaaaatgaaaaaatatattagttttGTTCAAACAAAGAGACAATATAAGCATTCATCGAAATAACACTGAAGCACAAAAGAGGTGCAATGATATTTAGTCACGGTGTTAGGCTATTCGCCTCCATATGAAGATTAAGTGGTGGGAGAAGGACATGAAGGCCAACATGAAAAACATCAAATCACAAGAAGATTTGGATGAACAACTTCTGATGGCCGGAGATAAGCTCACTGTGGTGCACTTCTTTTCCCCTAGCTGTGGAGCTTGTAAGGCCCTACACTCTAAGGTAAAAGAAGGCAAGCGTGTGGATTCAACAATTTGCTACTACATTACAAATAGGAGGGAGAAGATACACTTTGCACATAAATTTACATAGATATAATCATATAATACCATTTTTTTTGTAAACTTCCACAAAGGCACATCAATTTGCTGGGATGCATCCAAGACTACAATTTCTTATGGTCAACTACGATGAACATATAGAGATATGTCACAGGCTCAATGTCCATGTCTTGCCAATGTTCCGCTTTTATAGAGGTGCAGAAGGCCGTATCTGTAGCTTCAGCTGCACAATTTCAACTGTACGTATTGGATGATGTAGCCCCATCTGTGAACACATCCTATTAAGCTCTTTTAAACTATAACTTGTTGCTATTTCAGGTTCATAAGTTCAAGGCTGCTTTGAAAAGGCATGGGGTTAAGACAGAGAATCTTGCAGCAGAAAAGGGCTTGGAAGAATCTGAACTCAAGAGCTTTGCCTCACATACTGATATCCTAAATGCAATTGATGCTTCACAGAACATGGATGGA
The nucleotide sequence above comes from Phragmites australis chromosome 4, lpPhrAust1.1, whole genome shotgun sequence. Encoded proteins:
- the LOC133914857 gene encoding thioredoxin-like 1-1, chloroplastic, whose translation is MSMALALKNNWVVSASSHRGYTSNKFDGCIKLLAWNLNVIKGKQFLPKEKVASTGWQVTRAIPKDSNNAIRLHMKIKWWEKDMKANMKNIKSQEDLDEQLLMAGDKLTVVHFFSPSCGACKALHSKAHQFAGMHPRLQFLMVNYDEHIEICHRLNVHVLPMFRFYRGAEGRICSFSCTISTVHKFKAALKRHGVKTENLAAEKGLEESELKSFASHTDILNAIDASQNMDGDVGPIAPSN